TGTTCCGTGGTGCCATCTTCGAAGACGACGGCACCCTGTTCCTTTCTTCTCTGGAAAGCGTGAAAAACCCATGACTGGCCCACTTTCGGACAACGAGTTCGACTCGTTGATCAACGACAGCGACCTCAGCCTCACCCAGGAAAGCGCCGGGGAAACCCTCGATGCCGTGCGCGCGCCGCTGCCGCAGCAGGACTTGAGCTTCTTCGGCAAGATTCCGGTGAACGTCACCCTGGAGGTTGCCTCGGTGGAGATTTCCCTCAAGGAGCTGATGGGTGTCGACGGGGGCAGCGTGATCATCCTCGACAAGCTCGCTGGCGAGCCGCTGGACGTGAAGGTCAATGGCGCGCTGTTCGCCAAGGCCGAGGTGGTGGTGATGAACGGCAACTATGGCCTGCGCGTGCTCGAACTGTGCGGCGCCAGCCTCGACGCTCTGACCGCGTGATGCTGCGTCGTTCCCTGGCCGCGCCCTGCGTGAAGGCGCTGGGCCTGTTCGCCGTCGCCCTGTGCCCGCTCTACGCGCAGGCGGCCGGTGGCGAGGTCACGCTGTTCAATCTCCACGATACGGCGGACGGCCAGACGTTCAGCGTCAAGCTGCAGATCCTCATCGTCATGACGTTGCTGGGTTTCCTCCCGGCGATGCTCATGCTGATGACCTGCTTCACCCGCTTCGTCATCGTGCTGGCGATCCTGCGCCAGGCCATTGGCTTGCAGCAGAGCCCGCCGAACAACGTGCTGGTGGGCATCGCGCTGATCATGACCATGCTGGTGATGCGGCCGGTCTGGCAGGACGTCTACGCCAACGCGTACCAGCCCTTCGAGTCCGACCAGATCAGCCTGGAAGAGGGCCTGGGCCGCGCCAAGCAGACCCTGAGCCGCTTCATGCTCGCCCAGACCAACCGCACCTCCCTGGAAATGATGGTTTCGCTGGCCGGTGAAACGGTGCCGCAGAACCTCGAGGACCTGGATTTTTCACTGTTGCTGCCGTCCTTCGTGCTCAGCGAGTTGAAAACCGCCTTCCAGCTCGGCTTCATGATCTTCATCCCGTTCCTGGTGATCGACCTGGTGGTGGCCAGCGTGCTGATGGCGATGGGCATGATGATGCTGTCGCCGATGATGATCTCGCTGCCGTTCAAGCTGATGATCTTCGTGCTGGTGGACGGCTGGGCGCTGATGATGGGCACGCTGACCAGCAGCGTGCAGCCGTTGTAGCGGCCCTGACGGAGAACGCCCGCGATGCTCACACCCGAAAGCGCCGTCGATATCGTTTCCAACGCTGTGCACATCACCGCGCTGATCGTTTGCGTGCTGATCGTGCCGAGCCTGATCGGCGGCCTGCTGATCAGCATCTTCCAGGCGGCCACGCAGATCAACGAGCAGATGCTCAGCTTCCTGCCGCGCCTGCTGATTACCCTGGGAATGCTGATCTTCGCCGGGCACTGGATCCTGCGGACGCTTTCGGAGTTGTTCATCGAGTCGTTCCAGCAGGCGGGCCGACTGGTCGGCTGATGCCATGCAGCACGGGACGTCGATCCTGCAGGCATTCGATTACCTGCAACTGTTGCAGGCCTGGTGGTGGCCGTTCTGCCGGATAATGGCGGTGTTCGGCCTCGCGCCGATCTTCAGCCACAAGGCGATCCCGATGCGCCTGCGCATCCTGCTCGGGCTGGCGCTCACCGTCGCCCTGGGCGCCGCGCTGCCGCGCCCGCCGGCCATCGACCCGCTGTCGGCGCACGGCCTGCTGGTTGCGCTGGAGCAGGTCGCCTTCGGCCTGATGCTGGGGCTGGCGCTGATGCTGGTGTTCACTGTGTTCATGGTGGTGGGTGACGTGATCTCCACCCAGCTCGGCCTGAGCATGGCGGTGTACAACGACCCCATGAACGGCGTGTCGTCGTCCTCGATCCTCTACCAGTTGTATTTCATCCTGCTGGTGTTCCTGTTCCTCGCCATCGACGGCCACCTGCTGGTGGTGAGCATCCTCTACCAGAGTTTCATCTACTGGCCGGTGGGCAGCGGCCTGCATTACCTGGGGCTGCAGTCGGTGCTGGGCAGCCTGGCCTGGGTGTTCTCCGCCGCCGTGCTGATCACTCTGCCGGTGGTGTTCTGCATGACCCTGGTGCAGTTCTGCTTCGGCCTGCTCAACCGTATTTCGCCAGCGCTCAACCTGTTCTCCCTGGGCTTCCCGATGGCGGTGCTGTGCGGCCTGCTGTGCATCTGGCTGACCCTGCCGGACATCCCGGAAAACTACCTCAAGCTCACCCGCCAACTGCTCGACGCCATCGGCCGGATCTTCCAGGAGGGGCGGCATGGCTGATCAGAACAGCGCCCAGGAAAAGACCGAAGAGGCCTCCCAGCAGAAGCTCAAGAAGAGCCGCGAGGAAGGCCAGGTCAGCCGCTCCAAGGACCTTTCCACCACTCTGTCGCTGCTGGCCACGCTGGTGGCGCTGAAGTTCAGCGTGCTGCATTTCTACAACGGCCTGAAGGAAGGCTTCGCGCTGTCCTTCATCGACCTCAAGCACAGCGAGATCGGCCTGGACGACCTGCCGCTGGTGCTGGGGCATCATCTCGTGCTGTTCGTCACCACGCTGCTGCCGCTGCTGGTGACGCCGCTGCTGGTGGTGCTGTTCTCGATGATTCCCGGCGGCTGGATCTTCTCCAGCAATAACTTCATGCCCAAGTTTTCCAAGCTCAACCCGCTGACCGGGCTGGGGCGCATCTTCTCGATGCAGAACTGGACCGAGCTGGGCAAGTCGCTGCTTAAGATCGCCGTGCTGATCGCGGTGGCGGTGTATCAGTTGCTCGCCGCGCTGCCCGGGCTGCTGGCGTTGCAGCGCGGCGATGTGCAGGGCGCCATCGGCACGGCCTTCGGTACCTTCTACGACATCACCCTGTCGCTGCTGGTGGTGTTCATCCTGTTCTCCCTGATCGACATCCCGCTGCAGTATTTCTTCTTCAAGAAGAAGCTGCGCATGACCAAGCAGGAGCGCAAGGAAGAGCACAAGAACCAGGAAGGACGGCCGGAGGTGAAGGCGCGCATCCGCCAGTTGCAGCGCCAGTTGGTGCAGCGGCAGATCAACAAGGTGATCAAGACCGCCGACGTGGTGATCGTGAACCCGGTGCACTTCGCCGTGGCGCTGCGCTACGACCCGAAGAAGGCCCAGGCGCCCTATGTGGTTGCCAAGGGCCTGGACGAGACCGCGCTGTACATCCGCAAGATGGCCAGGGCCCATGACCTGGAAGTGCTCGAACTGCCGCCGCTGGCCCGCGCGATCTATGCCACCACCCAGGTCAACCAGCAGATTCCGGCGCAGTTGTACAAGGCTGTCGCCCATGTCCTGACCTACATCCTCCAGCTCAAGGCCTGGCGCTCCGGGCGCCGCGAGCGGCCCGAGCTGATCAAGAACCTCCCGATTCCCGAAGAACTGGTGAACAGAGTCTGACCATGCGCCTATTGCAGTCACTATTGCCGACTTTCCAGAGCGGCCGTATCGGCATCCCGCTGATCATCCTGTCGATCCTCGCGATGATCATCCTGCCCCTGCCGCCGCTGGTGCTGGATGCCCTGTTCACCTTCAACATAGTCGTGGCCATCCTGGTGCTGCTGGTCAGCGTGTCGTCGAAGAGTCCGCTGGACTTCTCGCTGCTGCCCACCGTGGTGCTGGTTACCACGTTGCTGCGCTTGACCCTGAACGTGGCCTCCACCCGCGTCGTGCTGCTGGAGGGCCACACCGGCACGGGCGCTGCGGGCAAGGTGATCGAGGCGTTCGGCCACGTGGTGATCGGCGGCAACTTCATCGTCGGCCTGATCGTTTTCGTGATCCTCATGATCATCAACTTCATGGTCATCACCAAGGGTGGCGAACGTATCTCCGAGGTGACCGCGCGCTTCACCCTGGACGCGCTGCCCGGCAAGCAGATGGCCATCGATGCAGACCTCAACGCCGGCCTGATCGACCAGAACGAGGCCAAGCGCCGCCGCTCGGAAGTGGCCAAGGAAGCCGACTTCTATGGCGCGATGGACGGCGCCTCGAAGTTCGTTCGCGGTGACGCCATCGCCGGCATCCTGATCCTGCTGATCAACCTGTTCGGCGGCCTGGCCATTGGCGTGTTCGTCTATGACCTGCAAGCCGGCGCCGCCTTCCAGCGCTACGCCCTGCTGACCATCGGCGACGGACTGGTGGCGCAGATTCCCGCGCTGCTGCTGTCCACCGCGGCGGCGATCATCGTCACCCGGGTCAACGAGTCAGCGGAAATAACCAGCCTGGTGCGCAAGCAGATGCTCGCCTCGCCGGCGCTGCTCTACACCGTGGCCGGCATTCTCGTGGTGCTCGGCCTGGTGCCGGGCATGCCGCACATGGCCTTCTTCGCCTTCGCCGCGCTGGTGGCGTTCATTGCCTGGCGCCTGGCGCTGGCCGGCCCGCCGGTGGAGGCGCAGACCCTGGAGCAGACCCAGGCGCTGACCCAGGCGATGGACCAGGAGCGCGCGCAGCAACTGGCCTGGGAGGACATTCCGCTGGTGGAGCGGCTGTCGGTATCGCTGGGCTACAAGCTGGTCAGCCTGGTCAACCAGGCCAGCGGCGCGCCGTTGCCGCAGCGGATTCGCGGGGTGCGCCAGACGCTCTCGGAGAACCTGGGCTTCCTCCTGCCGGAAGTGCAGATTCGCGACAGCCTGCGTCTGAAAGCCTCGCAGTACGCCATCCACATCAACGGCGAGCGCATCGACGGCGCGGAAATCCATGCCGACCGGCTGATGGCGATTCCTTCGCCGGAACTGTATGGCGAGATCGACGGCATCCTCGGCGTCGATCCGGCGTACCGCATGCAGGTGGTGTGGATCCTCCCGGCGGACAAGTCGCGCGCGCTCAACCTCGGCTACCAGGTGATCGACTGCGCCAGCGTGGTCGCCACCCATCTGAGCAAGGTGATCCGAGAACACCTGCCGGACATCTTCAAGCACGATGATGTCGAGCACCTGATGCAGCGTCTGACACTGCAGGCACCCAAGCTGGCCGAGTCGCTGAAGGCACAGCTCAGCTACTCGCAGCAGCATCGCGTATACCGCCAGTTGCTGCAGGAAGAAGTGCCGCTCAAGGACATCGTCACCATCGCCAGCGCCCTGCTCGAAGGCAGCGAGACCACCAAGGACCCGGTGCTGCTGGCCTCGGACGTGCGCTATGCGCTGCGCCGCAGCATCGTGTCGAGCATCGCGGGCGACCGCCCGGAGCTGACGGTGTTCGTGCTGGAGAATGCGCTGGAGAACACCCTGCTTGGCGCCCTGAACATCGCTCAGCAGGCAGGCCCGGTAAGCCTGGACAATATTCCGGTGGAGCCCAGCCTGCTCAACCAGTTGCAGCACAGCATGCCGGTGGTCAAGGAGAAGCTGCGCAAGGACGGCCATCCGCCGATTCTCACCGTGATGCCGCAACTGCGCCCGCTGCTGGCGCGCTATGCGAGGGTGTTCAGCCCCGGGTTGCACGTGCTGTCGCAGAACGAAATACCCGAGCGGGTCGGGGTGCAGATCATGGGAACGCTGGGCTAATCAGCGCATGGGCGGGCAGGCGTCGGGCTTGCCCCCTGCGCCTGTTCCCTGCGCGCTCACTGCAGGCGCGCGCGCCCCAGCAGGCTGCGGTTGAAGCTCACCGACATCGAGGTCACCAGTTCGGTGAAGGCCGCGCTCGGCCGGTCCAGCTTGAAGCCCTGCTCGAAGCGGCCGCTCTTGGCGTCCTTGCGCGACCACTGGCAGATCGCGGTGATGTCCACCGAACGGGTGTGGTCCTCTCGTACCGGGATTTCCAGGCGCATGTCATAGCAACTGCCGGCGGCCAGCGGGGCGTCGGTCACCAGGCGCAGGCCTCCCATCGATACGTCGCCCACGACGCCCATCGCGTCGCCGCTGAGGCGGTTGGTCACGTTGATCTGGCCAATGTGGCGGAAGGTCAATCGACGGTGCTTGCGCATGCGGGCCTCTTGTCGGGAACAGGGCTTTTAACGGGATTTCGCGCGCGCATGCTATCAGCCACACGGTCTCAAGTGGTCTCAAAAGATATCAACTAGCCAGTATTGTGTGGCCCAGGCCACGCTTTGCCTGCCTTCCGTCGCCTGGCGCGCTGCTGCATTCGTGCAGCCGCTAACCTGCAGCGTGCGCTGCATGAATGCGTCGAGTGCTGCAATTCTGCCTACACTTGCGCCCGCAACCCTGCGCCGCACGGGCTGTTCGCCGCTGGCATGCAACATGCCTCCTGTCCCTGGCTGGCCGCCAGACGGCCACTTCGGATATGCAATGGAGAGGGAAATGGACCCGCTACAACTGCTGCTGGACAGGGGACTGCTGCTGTCCGATAGCCTGTCGTCCAATGGACGATTCATCGAGGTTTCTGCCGAGCAGACCGATCAGCTCGGCTACCCGCCGGGTTCTCTGGATGGTGAAGGGATCGAGCAGGTTTACACCGCCGATTCGGTCAACGCCTTGCTCCAGTTGTTCGCCAGCCCGCCGGCCGATGAGCGCGTGCAGGATCTGGAGCTGACGCTGATCCGCCACAATGGAGGACTGCTGCCGGTGCTCGCCAGCGGCGTGCTGCAGTGGCGCGATGGCGCTCCGGCGCGGCTGTATCTGGTGAAAATGCCGCTGGGCCCGATCAGCCGCCGCCTGGGAGAACTGCAAAGTGCCAACGAGGTGATGAGCCAGATGCTGTTCAGCGCCCGGGTGGCGTACTGGTGTATCGAATTCGCCGAGTCGGTGGATGTGCGCGAGACGCCTGACGAGATCGTTCGCCAGGTATTCGAGAACCGCTCCTACTGGCGCATGTGCAACCGCGCTATGGCCAACATCTACGAGATGCCTGCCGACGTTGATTTCAGCGAGCAGCCGGTGCGTTTGTACTGGCCGCGCAGCCCCGCCAACGAAGAGTTCGTGCGGCGCCTGATCGAGGCGGAGTTCCACGTCGACGGCGCGCTTTCGGTAGACCGCCGCCACGACGGCTCTCCCGCCTATGTGGAGAACGACGTGCGCGCCAGCATCCACAATGGCCGCATGCTGCGCATGTGGGGCAGCCTGCGCGATGTAAGCCAGGAGCTGCGCATGCAGCACGATGCCGAGCAGCGCATCGAGGCGCTGCGCCGGGTCTTCGATGCGGTGCCCGACGCCGTGCTGGTGATCGACGAACAGGCGCAGCCGCAATGGCGCAACGCGGCCTTCGAGCAGACTTTCGGCATCACCCGCGCCGCCGGGCTGGCCTCGACCCTGAACCGCCTGCCGCTGCCCGAACGCACCTGGCAGGTGCTCGACCTGCCGGACCAGTTCGGCAACTACCAGTCCTTCGATAGCCACTGCTCGCGGATCCTGATCCGCGAGGGGGTAGCCTGGCGCGTCTTCGTGCTGCGTCAGGCGGGCAAGGCCACGGAGCTGCATCCATGAGCGAAGAAGGCTTCTTCGCGCCAATGCGTATGGGCATGCGCTCCTCGGTGAGCGCGTCCGGGGAGATGCTTTCCACATTGCTGGAAACCCCGGCGCTGCACGCACTGCTCGACAGCTTCGGCGAGGCGGTGATCGTCTGCGATGGCGAGTCGCGAGTGCGCTTCCTCAACCTGGCGGCGGAGCGGGTCAACCGTGTCTCCCGCCAGGATGTCCTGGGGTTGTCCGATGCGGACTTCTTCCAGCGCTCGGCATTGCAGTTCGACGACTTCCTGCAGGCCCTGCGGCGCGGCGGCAAGAGTGCGCTGACCCGCTCGCGGGATGGCCGGGTATTCCTCACCCGCGCCCAGGCGGTGCCCACCGGTGCCTATGAGAAGCCTTACAGCCTGCTGATACAGCGCGAGTACGAACCCGGTACCGCCGGCAGTCTGCGCAGCCCTTCCGGCCGCGCTTCGACCACCGACCTGCAGGGCCTGGGTGATCCGCAGGACAATGCACTGCATATGTCGCCGCTGCTGTCGTCGATCGCCGACATGGGGGTGCGCGCATTCCGCCGCCGCGCCCGCCTGCTGCTGCTCGGTGAGCCGGGGGTCGGCAAGACCGCCATCGCCCGGCACATTCACCGTGCCGCCGGCTGGGGCGACCGGCCGTTCATCGACGTGAACTGCGCGAGCATCCCGGACACGCTGTTCGAATCGGAGATGTTCGGCTACGAGCGCGGCGCGTTCACCGGCGCGCTGCAATCGGGCAAGCGCGGCTACATCGAGAGTGCTTCGGGTGGCACATTGTTCCTCGACGAGATCGGCGAGATTCCGTTGCAGGTGCAGGCCAAGCTGCTCAAGTTCCTGGAGGACGGCACCATCCAGCCAGTGGGCTCGCCGCTGTCCAAGCAGGTCCAGGTGCAGGTGATCGCCGCCACCAACAAGGACCTGCGCGCCCAGGTGGCGGCGGGGGAGTTTCGCGCCGACCTGTACTACCGCCTTGCCGTGTTGCCGGTGGAAATCCCGCCGCTGCGTGCCCACCGCGATGACTTGCCGGTGCTGATGGATATCCTGCTGGCACGGATCAACAGCGATCGCCAACCGCCGCTGCGGATTTCCTCCGACTGCCGGGAGCGCCTGCTGGCCTACGACTTCCCCGGCAACATTCGCGAGCTGGTGAACATCTTCGAGCGCCTGGCCGTGCTGGCCGACGACGTGGCGGAGGAGTTGCACCTGCCGCCTGAATTGCTCGGCGCGCCGCCTGCTGGCAGTGCGGCCGCCGATGAGCCGGTTGCGGCCAGGCCATCGACGACCAGCCGCTCAAGGCTCAGGTACAGCGCTACGAGCGCCAGGTGATCCTGCGGGCGGTTCGCCTGTGCGGCAGCAAGCGCAAGGCGGCGACGCACCTGGGCATCGACGTCGGCACGCTGATCCGCAAGCTGCAGCGCGACGAGTGAGCTTCCTCCGCTCCCCGTAGGATGGGTGGAGCGGAGCGATACCCATGCTGTCTGTGCACCGAGTCGATGGGTATCGCTGCGCTCCGTGCCGTCCTGCGATTGTGCCTCCGGATAAATCCGCCACGACGAAATTCAATGCCTGAGCGCGACCACTCGGTCACGCGGCTTTCCCGCGTCCGGCAGAAATGCCACTGCGACAATTCACCGCTGCAGGTCTGCCTACAGGCGTTGTCATTTCTGCTTACACCTTTGTTCCCATATTTTTACTTTTCTGTTTAATTTCAATTAGTTAGATAGTTGGCACAGTCTGTGCCATGTGTACCTCCGACCCGTGGCCGTGCATGGGTCCTCGAATCGAGCCGCTCCTTCTGACCGAGAGGGGCGGCAGTTCTGGAGGTACAAGAATAATGCTCATCACAGGTATCAAGAGCCGGCCGGTCTACGACCAGTTGCGCCCGCTCGCCGGTGGTCATCACCACATCGTCGCAGGCCAGGGCAGCGGCGGCGCCGCCATGCTCCGCCTGCTCGCCGAGATGCCGCGCACCGCGCCCATCCGCGTGCTGTATTCCACCGAGTCCTTCTCTGGCCAGAACCACCTGGCCGCGCTGCGCGACATCACCGATGTCGAGCTTGCGATCTACCCGAGCAACCGCGCGCTCGTCGATGACCTGCACGCGCTGCTGGGCCAGTCGCGCATGGGTACCCGCCTGTACCTGGCCGGCTCCGAGAGCTTCATCGGCACCGCCATGCAGGCCGCCGACGCGATCAACCTGAACAAGGACGAAGTGCTGCGCGAGCACGCCGGCTCCTTCGTGCGCCGCGTCTGGTGCGTGCACTGCGACGGCTACACCGAGAACGTCACCCAGCGCGTCTTCGATTGCCCGCACTGCGCCCGCACCCTGGTGGTACGCGACCACTACTCGCGCCGCCTGGCTGCCTTCCAGGCGGTGAAGGCCGACGCCGAAGTCCCCGGCGAGCTGCCGGAAGCCGAGGAGCTAGATACATGAGCCAGTCCAACGGAACTCTGAAAGTCCGCGTAACCCGCATCGAGCAGGTGACCCCGGAGATCAAGCGCTTCACCCTGGCGTCCACCGACGGCTCGCACCTGACCCCGTTCTCCGGCGGCAGCAACGTCGTGGTGCTGATGCCCCACGCCGGCGGCACCTACCGCAATGCCTACTCGCTGATGAGTTCGCCCTACGACGCCAGTGCCTACCAGATCGCCGTGCGCCGCGTGGAAGACGGCCGTGGCGGGTCCAAGCACATGCACGACGTGGTGAAGGAAGGCGACGAGCTGGAAATCCTTCGCCCGGTGAACCTGTTCCCGCTGAGCAAGCACGCGCGCCTGCACCTGTTCATCGCCGGCGGCGTGGGCATCACGCCGGTGTGCTCGCAACTGGCCGAGCTGCGCCTGCGCGGCACGCCCTTCGAAGTGCACCTGGCGGTACGCGGCGATGCCCATGCGCGCCTGGGTGAAGAGCTGCTGCAGGAATACGGCGATGCCGTGCGCCTGTACCGCGACGACCGCGGCGAGCGCCTGGACATTTCCGCCGTGCTGGCCGACCGCCCGCTGGGCAGCGACGTCTACGTCTGCGGTCCCGAGGGCATGATCCAGGCGACCATCGACGCCGCCCACGCCCACGGCTGGACCGACAGCCACATCCACTACGAGCGCTTCCTCGAACAGGGCAGCGTCGGCGAGGCGTTCCAGGTCACCCTGGCGCGCAGCGGCGCGACCATCGACGTGTCGCCTGACCAGAGCCTGCTGGAGGCCGCCGAGGCCGCCGGCCACGAGATTCCGTACCTGTGCCGCGGCGGCGCCTGCGGCATGTGCGAGACCAATGTTCTCGAACTGGACGGCGAAATCCTCCACACCGACGACTGGCTGTCCGACGAGGACAAGGCCGCCAATACCAAAATCATGCCCTGTGTGTCGCGCGCTAAGTGCTCGCGGCTGGTCATCGACTGCTGAGCCGGAGAACGACCGTGACCATTCAATTCCGCCCCGACGAAACCTACCGCGACGATTACACCTACAAGAACAGCCCGGAGTGCATCGCCCGCGCGCCCTGGCCCTTCCCGGACGACGAGTACATGTACTCGATGAACCTGGAACCGCATGTCAGCGTGGGCGACGGCGCCTTCCGCGCAGTGTTCGACATCGATGAGCACTACATCAGCGAGTGCCGCGACCGCGCGATCACCCTGGAGAAAGACCCGGGCATGCACTACGTCTCGGCGCCGCACATGATGGAGGCGCAGTGGGACCTGCTCGAACTGATCATGGAGTCCTACGCCAAGGACTACCCGGAGTACTTCTCCCTGGAGAAGGACGGCACCCGCTGGCACTGGACCAACAAGCTGCTGAACATCGACGACACCTTCACTTTCGGTGATCCCTCGACCCTACCCTTTGAACCGATGGAGTACGTCACCCGCCAGGCCCAGGGCGACTGGGTCCTGCAGGAAGAGCGCGACGGCACCCTGTACTGGGGCGCGGGTATCGCCACCCAGCGCGCCGACTACTCGCTGCGCTTCAACCTGGGCATGGCCTGGCACGAGTTCCACGGCCCGGTGCCGCTGGTGAAGGAAACCGGCATGCTCGACCGCGCGCTGAAGTTCCTCCTGCGCCTGCGCAACGGCCACCCGGTACGCCGCCTGAACTGGTCGCTGACCGTCAACCCGCGCCTGGACGTCTCCGCCGAGTCCCTGCCCGAGTGGGCGCCGGACCGCACCACGGTGACCGCCGAGAACGCCGGTCAAAAGGTCTACTTGCGCATCGAGCTGCAACCGCTGCACCGTCTGCCGCGCAGCAACGCCATCGTGTTCCCGATCCGCACCTACCTGTTGAGCCTGGAAGACATCGCCACCAACCCCGCGTGGGCCAAGCGCATGCACCGCGTGCTCAAGACCCTCAACCAGGAACTGGTCGACTACAAGGGCTTCACCCGCTACCGCGACCAGGCCGTGGAGTGGCTCTCGCAGT
The Pseudomonas triclosanedens DNA segment above includes these coding regions:
- the fliN gene encoding flagellar motor switch protein FliN, producing MTGPLSDNEFDSLINDSDLSLTQESAGETLDAVRAPLPQQDLSFFGKIPVNVTLEVASVEISLKELMGVDGGSVIILDKLAGEPLDVKVNGALFAKAEVVVMNGNYGLRVLELCGASLDALTA
- the fliP gene encoding flagellar type III secretion system pore protein FliP (The bacterial flagellar biogenesis protein FliP forms a type III secretion system (T3SS)-type pore required for flagellar assembly.); this encodes MLRRSLAAPCVKALGLFAVALCPLYAQAAGGEVTLFNLHDTADGQTFSVKLQILIVMTLLGFLPAMLMLMTCFTRFVIVLAILRQAIGLQQSPPNNVLVGIALIMTMLVMRPVWQDVYANAYQPFESDQISLEEGLGRAKQTLSRFMLAQTNRTSLEMMVSLAGETVPQNLEDLDFSLLLPSFVLSELKTAFQLGFMIFIPFLVIDLVVASVLMAMGMMMLSPMMISLPFKLMIFVLVDGWALMMGTLTSSVQPL
- a CDS encoding flagellar biosynthetic protein FliQ — protein: MLTPESAVDIVSNAVHITALIVCVLIVPSLIGGLLISIFQAATQINEQMLSFLPRLLITLGMLIFAGHWILRTLSELFIESFQQAGRLVG
- the fliR gene encoding flagellar biosynthetic protein FliR, with product MQHGTSILQAFDYLQLLQAWWWPFCRIMAVFGLAPIFSHKAIPMRLRILLGLALTVALGAALPRPPAIDPLSAHGLLVALEQVAFGLMLGLALMLVFTVFMVVGDVISTQLGLSMAVYNDPMNGVSSSSILYQLYFILLVFLFLAIDGHLLVVSILYQSFIYWPVGSGLHYLGLQSVLGSLAWVFSAAVLITLPVVFCMTLVQFCFGLLNRISPALNLFSLGFPMAVLCGLLCIWLTLPDIPENYLKLTRQLLDAIGRIFQEGRHG
- the flhB gene encoding flagellar biosynthesis protein FlhB produces the protein MADQNSAQEKTEEASQQKLKKSREEGQVSRSKDLSTTLSLLATLVALKFSVLHFYNGLKEGFALSFIDLKHSEIGLDDLPLVLGHHLVLFVTTLLPLLVTPLLVVLFSMIPGGWIFSSNNFMPKFSKLNPLTGLGRIFSMQNWTELGKSLLKIAVLIAVAVYQLLAALPGLLALQRGDVQGAIGTAFGTFYDITLSLLVVFILFSLIDIPLQYFFFKKKLRMTKQERKEEHKNQEGRPEVKARIRQLQRQLVQRQINKVIKTADVVIVNPVHFAVALRYDPKKAQAPYVVAKGLDETALYIRKMARAHDLEVLELPPLARAIYATTQVNQQIPAQLYKAVAHVLTYILQLKAWRSGRRERPELIKNLPIPEELVNRV
- a CDS encoding flagellar biosynthesis protein FlhA; translation: MRLLQSLLPTFQSGRIGIPLIILSILAMIILPLPPLVLDALFTFNIVVAILVLLVSVSSKSPLDFSLLPTVVLVTTLLRLTLNVASTRVVLLEGHTGTGAAGKVIEAFGHVVIGGNFIVGLIVFVILMIINFMVITKGGERISEVTARFTLDALPGKQMAIDADLNAGLIDQNEAKRRRSEVAKEADFYGAMDGASKFVRGDAIAGILILLINLFGGLAIGVFVYDLQAGAAFQRYALLTIGDGLVAQIPALLLSTAAAIIVTRVNESAEITSLVRKQMLASPALLYTVAGILVVLGLVPGMPHMAFFAFAALVAFIAWRLALAGPPVEAQTLEQTQALTQAMDQERAQQLAWEDIPLVERLSVSLGYKLVSLVNQASGAPLPQRIRGVRQTLSENLGFLLPEVQIRDSLRLKASQYAIHINGERIDGAEIHADRLMAIPSPELYGEIDGILGVDPAYRMQVVWILPADKSRALNLGYQVIDCASVVATHLSKVIREHLPDIFKHDDVEHLMQRLTLQAPKLAESLKAQLSYSQQHRVYRQLLQEEVPLKDIVTIASALLEGSETTKDPVLLASDVRYALRRSIVSSIAGDRPELTVFVLENALENTLLGALNIAQQAGPVSLDNIPVEPSLLNQLQHSMPVVKEKLRKDGHPPILTVMPQLRPLLARYARVFSPGLHVLSQNEIPERVGVQIMGTLG
- a CDS encoding PilZ domain-containing protein, yielding MRKHRRLTFRHIGQINVTNRLSGDAMGVVGDVSMGGLRLVTDAPLAAGSCYDMRLEIPVREDHTRSVDITAICQWSRKDAKSGRFEQGFKLDRPSAAFTELVTSMSVSFNRSLLGRARLQ
- a CDS encoding PAS domain-containing protein, whose product is MDPLQLLLDRGLLLSDSLSSNGRFIEVSAEQTDQLGYPPGSLDGEGIEQVYTADSVNALLQLFASPPADERVQDLELTLIRHNGGLLPVLASGVLQWRDGAPARLYLVKMPLGPISRRLGELQSANEVMSQMLFSARVAYWCIEFAESVDVRETPDEIVRQVFENRSYWRMCNRAMANIYEMPADVDFSEQPVRLYWPRSPANEEFVRRLIEAEFHVDGALSVDRRHDGSPAYVENDVRASIHNGRMLRMWGSLRDVSQELRMQHDAEQRIEALRRVFDAVPDAVLVIDEQAQPQWRNAAFEQTFGITRAAGLASTLNRLPLPERTWQVLDLPDQFGNYQSFDSHCSRILIREGVAWRVFVLRQAGKATELHP
- a CDS encoding dimethylamine monooxygenase subunit DmmA family protein, which codes for MLITGIKSRPVYDQLRPLAGGHHHIVAGQGSGGAAMLRLLAEMPRTAPIRVLYSTESFSGQNHLAALRDITDVELAIYPSNRALVDDLHALLGQSRMGTRLYLAGSESFIGTAMQAADAINLNKDEVLREHAGSFVRRVWCVHCDGYTENVTQRVFDCPHCARTLVVRDHYSRRLAAFQAVKADAEVPGELPEAEELDT
- a CDS encoding PDR/VanB family oxidoreductase, with translation MSQSNGTLKVRVTRIEQVTPEIKRFTLASTDGSHLTPFSGGSNVVVLMPHAGGTYRNAYSLMSSPYDASAYQIAVRRVEDGRGGSKHMHDVVKEGDELEILRPVNLFPLSKHARLHLFIAGGVGITPVCSQLAELRLRGTPFEVHLAVRGDAHARLGEELLQEYGDAVRLYRDDRGERLDISAVLADRPLGSDVYVCGPEGMIQATIDAAHAHGWTDSHIHYERFLEQGSVGEAFQVTLARSGATIDVSPDQSLLEAAEAAGHEIPYLCRGGACGMCETNVLELDGEILHTDDWLSDEDKAANTKIMPCVSRAKCSRLVIDC
- a CDS encoding heme-dependent oxidative N-demethylase family protein, encoding MTIQFRPDETYRDDYTYKNSPECIARAPWPFPDDEYMYSMNLEPHVSVGDGAFRAVFDIDEHYISECRDRAITLEKDPGMHYVSAPHMMEAQWDLLELIMESYAKDYPEYFSLEKDGTRWHWTNKLLNIDDTFTFGDPSTLPFEPMEYVTRQAQGDWVLQEERDGTLYWGAGIATQRADYSLRFNLGMAWHEFHGPVPLVKETGMLDRALKFLLRLRNGHPVRRLNWSLTVNPRLDVSAESLPEWAPDRTTVTAENAGQKVYLRIELQPLHRLPRSNAIVFPIRTYLLSLEDIATNPAWAKRMHRVLKTLNQELVDYKGFTRYRDQAVEWLSQFDDGQ